The sequence below is a genomic window from Xiphophorus maculatus strain JP 163 A chromosome 10, X_maculatus-5.0-male, whole genome shotgun sequence.
GGTCAATTGTGTTGTACCACAGGGATCTGTGATAGccaccatatatatatatatatatatatatatttgtattacAAATGACATACGATGCATCAAATAGTCATAAAATATTAACCTTATTTGCATATTATTTAATGCCTGTGTACATTCATCTGATAGCTTCAAAAACAATCACTTACAAAATGACTGCAAAATAAAGATTTGTAATATTTAGCAATAAACAATAGTAATGTAAAATTGAAAGAGTGTatgaaagcaaatattttggaaggaaaactgaacaaataaataatgtttaaagtaGAACAAGTAAAAATACTAAcaataattacacaaaaaatacattttatagcaaaaaacATTATTCATTGTAAATGACTAAATACTGATCTAATGCATGTACATACTAAGTAACTATACTATAATAACTATAAATGGTTTAGATTACTCTGATGCAATGAAGTAAGTAGACATCATTTTATGGATTCTATTATTTAGTGGAATTTAATTCTGGACTGATaacgtaaaaaagaaaagccctCTGAACAATATTCAAAAATTGcttcaatttaaacaaaaatttcaatttcaatgtttttggaggttttttttgttgtttgttttttaaggaaaatatttttagctaaTATCGATTTGTTCTGGAGATTAATGTGTGGAATAACTGATACAGAATGAATTGAGTTGtagatttgaaaaataaaaatatttatacatttcagAAAACGCAGATAAATCTGTTCTCTCGTTTCTGTTGTCTGTTGTTGTAATGAGTCTGAGCTTCTGTCTGCAGGGTTCAGCCTGGATGTGTTGCTGCTTTGGGACGTAAGTTTGCTTTTTaactttcatttaattaaaaatattcatattcctCAAAGACAAAGTACCATATTATCTGGCCATGTTTTGTACTATGACATAAACCTTTTAGGTTGCAcgaataaaaatgattatgaaaataaaatactgtagaCTAAAGATGATCCTTTATTTACAATTtgaagagttgtttttttaagtaaaattaaaaacatgattaaatatattaaatgtttttttttaagtggaaatTCATTTCAATTTGTTATTACACTTTTCCATGAGAGAAtatggattttctttaaaaaatttgccGAATTTTATTTTCGTTTGATCCATTTGATCTTGAACAGTGTGTTCGTCCGTCCTCTCGGAGCGCTGTGTGTTTAACCCGGGACTGATCCATGTATTCGCTGATCGATGGGAGGAGGTGTTCCCTGGCTGGGTCCCGTATTAATGAAGTTAATGGTGCAGCTCCGGTGACAGCCGACTGCTGCAGACCAATCAGAGCGCTCTGCGATGGAAGGCTGCGAGTTTGAGGCGCTGCACGCCCGATCCGTTTGAAGAACCATGTCAGCTCCTCTTCTGACCTAAACCCGGGACACCTTTCGCTTTTCATCTCCTTCCACCTCCCAGAGACACCTGTCAAAAAAACATGCCCGGCGCGACTCCGTCCTGCGTGGATGTTTGCCTCTCGAACGGCGCGTCGGATTCAAGCGGGGAATTGCtccagttttcttttgctttctgaCAGAAACTCATGAATTCCTCCTCAGAGCGGCAGCTTTATGGACTCGCGCATTAGCTAAATGATGTCTATGGGTTTCATGCCCGACAGTGTGAACGGCTCCGATCCCTCCAAGTCGGCCTTCCTGGAGTTCGGCCACGGACACCCGGCGCACCAGCAACACTCCCCGGGACTCTCACACATTTACCCCGTGCATGGCCTCCACGCTGCGGGACATTCTCAGCACGAAGGTCCCTTTCCTGGCAACGCGTCCTACGGCCCCCCGCTGGGATACGCCTACCCGGGCACGGTGAACCCTCACCCGCCGTCCGCTTACTTGTCCTCCTACCAGCACAGCAGCCACAGCAGCGGCGGCCTGAGCCACAGCCGATTAGAGAGGACAGGTATGagagaaaaactgcaacaaaaataaatcagtgctAAAGTGTAACTGCGCACTCTGATatagaattatatatatatatatataaacatatatttatttatatatataaacatatatttatttatatatataaacatatatttatttatatatataaatatatatttatttatatatataaatatatataaaccttctgtttttctatttgaaTAAAACGGCTGCGGGTCGCCTGTGACCTCTCCAGCCTGCAGCCATACTTTACGCCCGTCAgtcaaaagttcaaaaagtgtctaataaaacttttattgttttattattattattattattattattattattattattattattattattattattattattattatttatattatctttattttgtttttgttttgttggggtttttttgttttttttccctgtggtCTCTTTTAGATCCCAACAAATCCGGGATGACTGAAAGCAGGGACGTCCGTCTGGTGAACGGCAAGGGGAAAAAGATGCGGAAACCTCGGACCATCTACTCCAGCCTGCAGCTGCAGGCTCTGCACCAGCGCTTCCAGCAGACCCAGTATCTGGCTCTGCCCGAGCGCGCAGACCTGGCTGCCAAACTGGGCCTCACGCAGACTCAGGTGGGTTTTCCGCTCCTCCGCTGATCGTCACTGATCTACGTATCAATAAGTAGGTCAGGAGCTGGACTGACCAGGGATCCAGTTGGTTGCAGTGATATTCCAACGCACCAGCCAGAGCCGGCCGAGTTGTTTCACTGTGTTGTCTGATCAGGCGTGTGCAGCCATGTGGCTTTGAACAATAATGTTGAGCTCTGCTAAGTGAAGAAAGGGAAACCTTTTTATTCAGCAGTATTATCAGGGATCGCAGAACAAACCTGATCCTCGATCCTTTAATGCAGCTCTCATCTGTTGGCTTAATTTGCTGCTTGCTTTTCCCTTTGTTAGACATGCGGGCCTCCGCACGCGCAAATCCcccaaattaataataaataccaAATTTAGTCAgccaaaaaatgtatttatttattcattgactttattattaattattattattattattcatattattattatttggggGGTTTTAATTGGGTTGGAGGTGCCAGTCTCGTGCATGCGCTTCGGTTCTCGCGTGTTCCAATAAAACAGCAGGTGCAAGTGTCAACTAATCATCTTCAGGTGTCCTCGCGCTTTTTATTTGGCGTTCAGCTTTcaacagaaaagagaaacaaagacagacagacagacagacagacagaagttGATCgatctttttttcttgtctgaacCGCCTCCTGTAGTTTTCTTTAGACAGCAGAGTTTGGCTGTTTAAACGTCTGTAATATTCACCTCTTCGCATTAActgttagaaataaaacacGCATAATGTGTGTAATCATTGAATCTCGTTCTGCCACCAGCGCCTTgggcttgtttttatttcttaatccTGCTGATCTCGGTCTGAAGCTGCTACACTCACGCACCACTGGCTttacaaaacaaccaacaaTAGGGGATCTCAGTTTTAATAAGTTTGGAGTCACTCAACTATTATGTTCGTTTACCTCATAAAAAAAGTCTGGGATTTGCAAAAGTAACTCTGAAGCTGGAGACCTGCCGGAGAAATGAAttgaggtttgtttgtttttttccctccaataataataactgttttcatccttcttttcatttttttttttaggtgaaaaTATGGTTTCAGAATAAGCGCTCCAAGTACAAGAAGATCATGAAACATGGCGGCGGCTCAGAGGGGGAGCACCTCCACAGCTCCAGCTCCATCTCCCCCTGCTCCCCGGCCTTACCCCAGCTCTGGGAGGTCTCCATGGCGACCAAAGGAGCCCCGATGCACCCGAACAATTACATGAACAGCTTTGGCCACTGGTACCcgaaccaccaccaccatcctCACCAGGACGCCATGCAGAGGCCGCAGCTGATGTGAAGTGAACGGACCGCCTGCAGGAGACATGAACTCATTTGTCCTGAGGATGAACTTTAGGGTTGCTCGTGCGCGTGCGTTTTGACTTCAGAGTTTTGCTGCGAAATTCAAAttcatgcagcaaaaaaaaaaacaaaaaaaaaaaacacatatatatatatatgttttcaaGCGTCATCCTGCACGGTCTCACGTCCTTAGAATGTGGACTGTGTTTGAAGCTTAACTAGACACTGCATAAAGGAACTGTCGTGAAAATATGTGTGCGtggatttatttcagaaagaaagaaagaaagaaagaaagaagagttTCATGTGTGGAAGAATATTCTGCTGTGTGCAGTTTGCTTTTAAACACCTTACTGCTGTTTTCTAAAAACGATTCTAAATCGTTTCAGTGCAACCTAGTTTTACTTTCTTGATCCCGATATAATTTGTGAAGCAGTTCAGGATTTATGAGTCTcacagttttatgttgttttaaaatcaccCGGAAGCTTTAAGTTATTCCAGATTCATTGACTGATATATTTATCTACAGTCAGTTGCTGAAACTGATCATCTCTCTGAACTGAACTCCCAGAAACATCtttcaaatggaaaacatttgattgctttattttgtttgttttttttatcaaggtGTTCCATCAATGCATTGACTCTTATCTTTGAGAATtttccttcatttcaaagtgaaaTGACATAATTTAAGGTGCCGACTCTCTGCGCGGTGCATAGGTTTGGTGCAGCTTTTACGCGCGACTCCAAAGTCTTTAAATAGTTCCAACACATTCAAACTGTTGTCTAACGGGGATAACTAGTCGTTTTTAATAGCTGGATATGAGCCTTCTCGTCTTCCGTCGGAAAAGAAAGGCTTGCATCTTTCTTTCCATTTCGCGTGAGAGGAGAAGAGCGCATGTTGAGCAGTCAGctcaaacaacaaaatcacTGCTGTCATAATACAGTGACAAACGAGTAGGCTATCCCCTCAGCAGACTGCGCACTGATTTGCCAATTCTTGCTGCTTGCATACAGTTTAATCAGGCTCAGACTGGGGTATTTATGTCTTCGCTGGTGCTCTTGATTAAATGGAGAGCTGATTTCTGATTAATGAAGCTGAAAAGTGCGTTAAAGAGCCATCCAGtgactttctttttatgtttttcattcatcaCCCCGAACATTTCGGGCTGTCTGGCAAACATTAGGAGCAATTTGTCTGATGTCACATACAAGGATTAGAGGAATAACAAACTATGCATGCAGTTTTCCCCAAGATGTTTACCCTAATATTAGTAGTAACTGCTCGGGAGTTCACTGACTTCAATTCTGGCACtgttaaaacaaactgttagaATTTAACCAATAAAATCTGCGTGCCAATTAGTTTGTGTAGATTTTTAGtgagtatttttgatttaagaGCTGAAACACACGGAAATTAATGAGTAAAATGACTCAACTAATTCAAATTCTAGCTAAttaggatcttttttttttctcaactcaTTTGACCTccaaggttaaaaaaaaaaaacagaagagaatggcagaaaactctgaaaattttttaaagttttctatttttagtaaACAAGGTGCCATGTCAGCCTTTTTTCAGACAGATCTCAGGCAATGATCTGATGAAGACTTTAGAGCTATCACTCTAATCATGGATTGTATAAAACATTAGCTTTTATCGCTCATGCACCATGTCTGTTTGAAAATTTAATGTCAAAAATTGGTCAGTTTCCATCAACATTAACAGCTTCCACTAGATAATACTTGAAACCTGTTGGTTCTCTCAGCTATTTTTCATTCTGATTTTACTTTAGTGCTACAGGCTACAGCAGAGAACGGAAAACTGATTGTTTAGTCTGAGTTGCCTTGCGAGTGAATTTCTGTACTTAAAAGTATCGAAGACTTCCGGTTAAGAAGATTTCTGTCTTCGTTAATGCTACAGAAGAACGCGCAGAAGAACCTGCTAGCCAGCTGAGCTTCTAAACCCTGAGCAGTAGTTGTTAGTGTGCAGAGCAGCAGAGCTGTGGTTGCTAGCTTTTCAAGACAACTTCAGAATTGAGAAGCTAAGTTGGCTAGCAAGTTAGACTTTGAAATTAGCATTGTCGCTAAACCAGTCTACAAACTTAAATTAGTGTTCCAACACAGAAACTCTCTCAGCCGTAAAGTCTTATGAAAGTTCTTGACTCTTAGCTGTtgtgaattattcatttaacccatataaacttttttttattttttctattttttgctgggcaccaaacacaacaaataaaacgaCTGACTGAACCAACATCTTCAGTTGAATTCTAACCAAAGGGTTTAGCTAGGAGTTGTAAACAGCAAAGTTGATAACATTTTTAGAATCTAAAcattacaaaacataaaatgtacaaactaTTCTAGATTgcactttgaatatttttgatggTTAATATAAGAATAGCCTCTACTTTCTGTTATCTAGTGCAGCATTAAGTCGAATTTGCTAGCAACCTGACCTTAAAGCTCAGACAAGCATATTAAAATTAGAAATCAATTTAAGAGTTTTCTACCTGTTAAACAGGCAATTTCTGCTCAtaaataatgactgaaatatATTCAGATACAATGCATGCAAACATATACACTAAATGTACtgattaaactgtttttcagtGTAGCAATTTTGATTTTAGAGATGTCACTAAGCTggacaacaaaaaattattgcctggtcttaaaataaattctaatccAAACATGAGAGATATTTCTGTTGGAATGTAACCATCACTGGAGGTCAAACTATAAACTGACACATTtgattcccttttttttttttaatcgctAATATTTAATCccttcaaaaaaacattttttatagtGCAAATTTCCATTcttctgtctctctgcttcatgcaacaaaaatatgcaacttCAATTTGAcatctccttttttcttttttttattttaagaggaCTCAGCTGTGAAGTTCGAGGAAGAACAACATTTCTAAGTGGCTGCCGCTGCCTTTCCTGAGCAGAACACTGACTCATTCAGCTCTTACCTCGCCCGAGGAGCGCGTCCTCATCCAGGAGCTCTTCAGCCATCTGCCGTGTTTCCGTGAAGAACAAAGCGCACGCCAGAGCCGGCGAGTTTTTGAGCCCCTTTCCCAGCTGATTTTTCCTCTCATAACCGCCAGTTTTGTGGCATATTAACATCTCCTTCTTTGTGCATCCCTGTTTTACCTCCTCATCATTATGTTGCCTTGTTAATAAACATGCGGGAAGACGAGGCAAGCGCTGCTTGTGCGCTGAACCAAGCTGACGGAGGGGGGCATTGGGGAAAATTATAGGCAATTTCACATCTCTAGATTAGAATAATGGCTCTGTGGAGTTGGACAGAGAAGAGTGGGAGCTTTCAAACGGAGGGGGACCAATTATCACGTAAGCAAAAGTGAAAAGGCCTTCCCCGTGTAATAGACAAGCTGAGAGGAGCGGATGGAAGGCTGGGCTGACGGCTGACGGCTCCTGATAAAGGAAGTTCTGACTGTATCAATGATGTGGAAGCTCAGGGTTATCAGATATGAGCCGTCTGATGGCTTTTAATTGCAGGATAGCAATAGGAGGGAAAATAGCTTGTTATTAAATCTCTGTTgctgtgaatgggtgaatggcAAAGCAGGTCTCCAGggtgattattgttattaacTTGAAGGATCTGACATGTAGGGTAATTGTAAGCAGCTTCCCCGCAGGAAGAGAAGTGAATGTGTGGTTTCATAAAATAGGCCGTGACTTTCTGGTTTGGGGGCCgtgctgcacaaacacactgGAGGGGGAATGAAGGCTTTTACATAAGCGTGACCTATAACCAAGCGAGGCATCAAAAACATGCTAATGGTGCATGCTGCGCCTTCTCTTCCACTCCAGCCTGGACTTGCCCTGCGCTGGCCAAAAACAGAGGTCAGCCAAGGTTCAGGACTCCACAGCTGTCCACGGTGCCTTCCTCCCTTCACTTCGCCCAGGTTTACAGCGAAATGACCAGCCTGAGTGATGCTAATGCAGCTGAGGACGAGCCCGGCCCTGGACAGCTGCTGGGAGTCTTTCCGTAGCCGCCGACCTCTGACTCAACCCGCACAGGTGCACTCGAGAGACGAGCTCTGACACCACCATGTCGACAGCGGAGAGGGGTCACGGGGACAGGGCCTTATTTGTGGCCCTCCAAAACGCCACATGTTCGTGGACGTTTCTGTTTCATGGCAATCTAAGGTTGGAAAGTCCTCATATTTAATTAAGccatggaaaaaaacattataatgtTGTAGCCCACTGGACACTGGAGACATTGGACAACCCTCTTTATGTGGTCAGGTTATTTAATTGTCACTTTTCAACCACATTTACACGTCAGCATAAGTCTTTATGTAAATGTCTTTTACAAGGcgattgtttttcattatttctatAGAAGAAAACATCGTTTTCCTTGGTAATTTTACCCAAATGTCCAGGGTCACACTCATGTTCAGCTCTTCCCCagccacacccacacaccctcCACTGCTGTCACACTTGAACTGTTCACAGACGGCGCAAACGGCAAATGTCTCCCCTGACGGCGCACAGTCCGGGAGGCCCACACACACTGAGGGAGCCACCGGGGGGCGGCGGGGATCACATGTACTTTGTGATGAGATTTCATTGATATCAAAAGGCAATAGTAATCATGCCGCTTTTGTCAAATCAGCACTGGGTACATTTACATGTTGACTGACGCCACAGACAACTGGTGTTGAGTTCAGTGGATATAAAACAAGAAGGGGACTCTAGGGGGATGGGATTAAAGGAGTTCTGAAACGTTAAGCTGTTTGTAGATgaatgtgcaaagaaaaaaagatgtccTGGAAGTGTGGTGCCAAGAAAATTACAGGTCAGAAGGGACAAAAAACTTGTTAACAAAAGTGGCAACAGGACATTtagaaacgttttttttttcttctacttctttAAAGATACAACAGAGCGATACGAAAAGTTACATTCATATCAAGTATTACGGAGATAAATTTTGATAGGTTTAAAcactgatattttatttaagggtgtGAAGGTTTTCACTGAGTGTTAAAGTCACATTTGTCGCTGTTTTAGCTGCTGAATAAACCTCTTTAAAGGCCTTTTACGAAGCTGTTAAAACCTTTGCAGGTTTATTATCTTTTGAAGTTTGACATGACTGACAGCAATGAACCCAtttcagaattaattttaaatagcGTCATAATTCAACACCTTGGCAGTATTAGCAGTAATTACAGTTATCACTGGTGCTGCCTGTAAAAGCAGGCCACTTCAGGAACAGCGCTGGATTAGCACTCAGGTCACATTAGGTGCCACATTTTTAGGTTATTAAAAAACTCAGAGAAAGTTAAAAGTGTCCTGCCCCATCTAGAAAATTATTGtcaaatacaaacagaaaacattgcaaaaaaaaatgtttgaaaggtGAAAGTCAAAATAAGAATGTTGGAGACTGAAAGGTAATCTCCACTGATGTTTAAAAGTGGTTTAAGGAAAAGAATTGAAAGTAAATATAAAGATGGCAGTGGATTTGTAAATCCACTGCTATATGAATATTGAAGTCAAATGAGgttgaaaagtaaaaaggaaaGTCAACTTGTCTGGGTTGATCAAATTAACTTCCCAAACTAAGCTGGTTTTATGGTCTGGACGGAAAAAGTGGAGCAAAACAGTCTCATTTTGAACACACGTTTTGGGATTAATTAAGAAGAGGACAGCCGTTAAAAAGACCACCAGGATACGGAGTGGGTTGTGACAGACACGACCCTGGTGTAGAACCGTACAGCAACACCTCCACGGGTGAGCGCATACCACTGCAGCTactaaaagcagcagaaacgattcattaaagaaaaagaacgAAAAAACCCACCGTGGGTGCATTTTCTCTCCGTGTGTAATGGCGCACTGGTGGTCCATGTGGACGAACTCACAGTCAGCAGTTTCTCCATCATCTCTACTTTCAGCGTGTTTGGAACATCAACCAGCTTCTATAGCTCACATTAATAACGATAGGAGTTTAAAGAAGCGCAGCTGTATTGTTGTCTTTCTCGTTTCCAGTGTGACATGGTGTCTAAAGAACTCGGTAACATCAAAGGTTTTCTCACCGAGCTTCGCAGTGTCCCACGTTCCAATTAGAACATGAGAAACCTCCCCTACTTCCGGTCGTACGGCCATTTTTATCTGCAAAGATTTCCTCTTCCTGTagaaacaaagatatttaaaaaaaattttacctagaatatttttttaaaggtagtgtttcaaatcaaaattgtttaataattaaGCACGTAGTTGTACTGTTTATTCACGTTCAATACGCTCAGAGGTGCGCGTGCGTCTATGACGTCTCGCCGTCTCCTTGCCAACGTGCCCTCTG
It includes:
- the LOC102238343 gene encoding homeobox protein Dlx4b-like, giving the protein MMSMGFMPDSVNGSDPSKSAFLEFGHGHPAHQQHSPGLSHIYPVHGLHAAGHSQHEGPFPGNASYGPPLGYAYPGTVNPHPPSAYLSSYQHSSHSSGGLSHSRLERTDPNKSGMTESRDVRLVNGKGKKMRKPRTIYSSLQLQALHQRFQQTQYLALPERADLAAKLGLTQTQVKIWFQNKRSKYKKIMKHGGGSEGEHLHSSSSISPCSPALPQLWEVSMATKGAPMHPNNYMNSFGHWYPNHHHHPHQDAMQRPQLM